A DNA window from Setaria viridis chromosome 2, Setaria_viridis_v4.0, whole genome shotgun sequence contains the following coding sequences:
- the LOC117843091 gene encoding putative BPI/LBP family protein At1g04970 isoform X2 has product MGTPLLPLLVVLQLFTAPSPAAASAHISAVISQSGLDFAKDLLVSHAAETLTPLSVPDIEKSASIPLVGTVRMTASGIVLHGLAVTNSTVAVGDTGVVVAATLARANLTMEWSYSYNAWVVTITDRGNASIQVEGMEVGVSMGMKNQNGSLKLSVMECGCYMKELDITLNGGASWFYQVFIDAFSNHIRTSVENAIMKKIMEGALKLDSFLGNLPKKIDLDSVAAMNVTFVNDPIFKRSSVEFDIDGLFIPSDETAVPRGMLLGDIKFALPLGSSSKMLWISLDEDVFNSVSALYFKGGLLQRMVDKIPDQFLLNTASWRFLVPQLYRKYPDDSMLLNISATSPPSVRISVGRIDATVDLDVTVNVLDFGKIVPVACMSVTVLRILLKNLFVPYVNSYLEQGFQLPIIKGFSIRDAYILTSYSKMIVSCDVAFIEPEALFLVQTQGRFIV; this is encoded by the exons ATGGGCACCCCTCTGCTCCCCCTCCTCGTGGTCCTCCAGCTGttcaccgccccctcccccgcggCTGCGTCAGCGCACATCTCCGCCGTCATCTCCCAGTCGGGCCTCGACTTCGCCAAGGACCTGCTCGTGTCGCACGCCGCGGAGACGCTCACGCCCCTGAGCGTGCCGGACATCGAGAAATCCGCGAGCATCCCGCTCGTCGGCACCGTCCGCATGACCGCCTCCGGGATCGTGCTCCACGGCCTCGCCGTCACCAACTCCACCGTAGCCGTCGGGGACACAGGCGTCGTCGTGGCCGCCACGCTTGCTAGAGCGAACCTCACCATGGAGTGGAGCTACTCGTACAACGCCTGGGTCGTGACCATCACTGACCGCGGGAATGCCTCGATTCAG GTTGAAGGAATGGAGGTTGGGGTTTCCATGGGCATGAAGAATCAAAATGGATCTCTCAAGCTGTCTGTTATGGAATGTGGCTGTTATATGAAGGAGTTAGACATAACATTAAATGGAGGAGCATCTTGGTTTTATCAAGT GTTTATAGATGCTTTCAGCAATCACATCAGAACATCAGTGGAAAATGCgattatgaaaaaaataatggaaGGTGCATTGAAGCTTGACTCGTTCCTCGGAAACCTTCCAAAGAAAATCGATCTTGATAGTGTTGCTGCAATGAATGTTACTTTTGTTAACGATCCAATATTCAAGAGATCCTCTGTTGAGTTTGATATAGACGGCTTATTTATTCCATCTGATGAAACTGCTGTTCCGAGAGGCATGCTTCTTGGAGACATCAAATTTGCATTGCCTCTTGGGAGCTCCTCGAAAATGCTTTGGATTTCATTGGATGAAGATGTTTTCAACTCTGTTTCAGCTCTCTACTTTAAG GGTGGTTTGCTGCAAAGGATGGTAGACAAGATTCCTGATCAGTTTCTTTTGAACACCGCTAGCTGGAGGTTTTTGGTTCCTCAATTGTATCGAAAATATCCAGATGATAGTATGCTATTGAATATTTCTGCAACTTCGCCTCCCTCTGTGAGGATTAGTGTGGGCAGAATTGATGCCACAGTTGACTTAGATGTCACAGTTAATGTTTTGGATTTTGGCAAGATAGTTCCAGTTGCCTGCATGTCAGTG ACTGTGCTGCGAATTTTACTGAAAAACTTGTTTGTACCCTATGTGAACTCATATCTCGAGCAAGGCTTCCAGTTGCCCATCATCAAGGGGTTCTCCATCAGAGATGCATATATCCTCACTTCTTACTCAAAAATGATTGTTAGCTGCGATGTCGCCTTCATTGAACCAGAGGCCCTGTTCCTTGTCCAAACCCAAGGAAGATTTATTGTATAA
- the LOC117843091 gene encoding putative BPI/LBP family protein At1g04970 isoform X1 produces MGTPLLPLLVVLQLFTAPSPAAASAHISAVISQSGLDFAKDLLVSHAAETLTPLSVPDIEKSASIPLVGTVRMTASGIVLHGLAVTNSTVAVGDTGVVVAATLARANLTMEWSYSYNAWVVTITDRGNASIQVEGMEVGVSMGMKNQNGSLKLSVMECGCYMKELDITLNGGASWFYQVFIDAFSNHIRTSVENAIMKKIMEGALKLDSFLGNLPKKIDLDSVAAMNVTFVNDPIFKRSSVEFDIDGLFIPSDETAVPRGMLLGDIKFALPLGSSSKMLWISLDEDVFNSVSALYFKGGLLQRMVDKIPDQFLLNTASWRFLVPQLYRKYPDDSMLLNISATSPPSVRISVGRIDATVDLDVTVNVLDFGKIVPVACMSVSVAVSGAAAVSGNNLGGRVDLDYFSFTLKWSKVGKLHTVLVQTVLRILLKNLFVPYVNSYLEQGFQLPIIKGFSIRDAYILTSYSKMIVSCDVAFIEPEALFLVQTQGRFIV; encoded by the exons ATGGGCACCCCTCTGCTCCCCCTCCTCGTGGTCCTCCAGCTGttcaccgccccctcccccgcggCTGCGTCAGCGCACATCTCCGCCGTCATCTCCCAGTCGGGCCTCGACTTCGCCAAGGACCTGCTCGTGTCGCACGCCGCGGAGACGCTCACGCCCCTGAGCGTGCCGGACATCGAGAAATCCGCGAGCATCCCGCTCGTCGGCACCGTCCGCATGACCGCCTCCGGGATCGTGCTCCACGGCCTCGCCGTCACCAACTCCACCGTAGCCGTCGGGGACACAGGCGTCGTCGTGGCCGCCACGCTTGCTAGAGCGAACCTCACCATGGAGTGGAGCTACTCGTACAACGCCTGGGTCGTGACCATCACTGACCGCGGGAATGCCTCGATTCAG GTTGAAGGAATGGAGGTTGGGGTTTCCATGGGCATGAAGAATCAAAATGGATCTCTCAAGCTGTCTGTTATGGAATGTGGCTGTTATATGAAGGAGTTAGACATAACATTAAATGGAGGAGCATCTTGGTTTTATCAAGT GTTTATAGATGCTTTCAGCAATCACATCAGAACATCAGTGGAAAATGCgattatgaaaaaaataatggaaGGTGCATTGAAGCTTGACTCGTTCCTCGGAAACCTTCCAAAGAAAATCGATCTTGATAGTGTTGCTGCAATGAATGTTACTTTTGTTAACGATCCAATATTCAAGAGATCCTCTGTTGAGTTTGATATAGACGGCTTATTTATTCCATCTGATGAAACTGCTGTTCCGAGAGGCATGCTTCTTGGAGACATCAAATTTGCATTGCCTCTTGGGAGCTCCTCGAAAATGCTTTGGATTTCATTGGATGAAGATGTTTTCAACTCTGTTTCAGCTCTCTACTTTAAG GGTGGTTTGCTGCAAAGGATGGTAGACAAGATTCCTGATCAGTTTCTTTTGAACACCGCTAGCTGGAGGTTTTTGGTTCCTCAATTGTATCGAAAATATCCAGATGATAGTATGCTATTGAATATTTCTGCAACTTCGCCTCCCTCTGTGAGGATTAGTGTGGGCAGAATTGATGCCACAGTTGACTTAGATGTCACAGTTAATGTTTTGGATTTTGGCAAGATAGTTCCAGTTGCCTGCATGTCAGTG TCAGTTGCTGTTTCTGGAGCCGCAGCAGTATCAGGGAATAATCTTGGTGGAAGAGTGGACTTGGATTATTTCTCATTTACATTGAAGTGGAGCAAAGTTGGCAAACTCCACACTGTTCTAGTTCAG ACTGTGCTGCGAATTTTACTGAAAAACTTGTTTGTACCCTATGTGAACTCATATCTCGAGCAAGGCTTCCAGTTGCCCATCATCAAGGGGTTCTCCATCAGAGATGCATATATCCTCACTTCTTACTCAAAAATGATTGTTAGCTGCGATGTCGCCTTCATTGAACCAGAGGCCCTGTTCCTTGTCCAAACCCAAGGAAGATTTATTGTATAA
- the LOC117843093 gene encoding uncharacterized protein, producing the protein MATQTGVAASKVLILVGAGMTGSILLRNGKLSDVLGELQEIMKGVNQGAASGPYDIALIQAQIRNLAQEVRDLTLSRPITILNGKSDSGGGLSSYILPAAAVGAMGYCYMWWKGLSLSDVMFVTKRNMANAVQSMSKQLEQVSSALAATKRHLTQRLENLDGKMDEQVEVSKAIRNEVNDVKDDLSQIGFDIEAIQQMVAGLEGKIELLENKQDVANTGIWYLCQVAGGIKDGINTKFFQEATEKLKLSHPAQPETKPVKGLELFSESAKEHNVADSKPIMFKSDAENEKPTKTTAVKGAAVHRSIRFSFHKEGLAL; encoded by the exons ATGGCGACGCAGACGGGGGTCGCGGCCTCCAAGGTCCTCATCCTCGTCGGCGCAG GGATGACGGGCTCTATCCTGCTGCGGAATGGAAAATTGTCTGATGTATTAGGGGAACTCCAG GAGATTATGAAGGGTGTAAACCAAGGAGCTGCTTCTGGCCCCTATGACATTGCCCTTATTCAAGCTCAG ATTCGGAATTTAGCCCAAGAAGTCAGGGATTTGACATTATCAAGGCCCATTACCATACTGAATGGCAAATCTGACTCAGGAG GTGGTTTATCATCCTACATACTACCAGCAGCTGCGGTTGGAGCAATGGGTTATTGCTATATGTGGTGGAAG GGATTGTCTCTCTCAGATGTTATGTTTGTCACAAAACGCAATATGGCTAATGCTGTTCAGAGCATGTCAAAGCAGTTGGAGCAAGTTTCATCAGCATTAGCT GCAACAAAAAGACATCTAACTCAACGGCTTGAGAATTTGGATGGCAAAATGGATGAACAAGTAGAGGTCTCCAAAGCCATTAGAAATGAG GTCAATGATGTTAAAGATGACCTGTCACAAATTGGATTTGACATTGAAGCAATTCAACAAATGGTTGCTGGATTG GAAGGAAAGATCGAGTTACTTGAGAATAAACAG GATGTGGCTAATACTGGTATATGGTACCTCTGCCAAGTAGCAGGTGGTATAAAAGATGGAATAAACACCAAGTTTTTTCAG GAAGCCACTGAAAAGCTCAAGCTTTCACATCCAGCCCAACCTGAAACCAAACCTGTGAAG GGACTTGAATTGTTTTCGGAGAGCGCCAAGGAACACAACGTAGCTGACTCCAAGCCAATTATGTTCAAAAGCGACGCTGAGAATGAAAAGCCCACGAAAACCACCGCTGTGAAGGGCGCCGCGGTGCACAGGTCTATCAGGTTCTCATTTCACAAGGAAGGCCTTGCTTTGTGA